The Candidatus Zixiibacteriota bacterium nucleotide sequence GGGGCTGGCGCGCGGGGTGTTTATTGCCGAGGTGCGCAACCTGACTCACTTGAATAAACTGATTAACCAGATCAGCAGGGTCAAGGGCGTAATCGATGTCTCCCGTTATCTCGGATCGTCCGGGTCCTCTAAATAAACTTGCCTGTATCTTTGCCGCTGAGTATCTTTGTTTTCGGTAATGAAAAAGCTAATCGATTCAACATACAGGATGATCGATCACCTGGGGCGCAGTCTGCTGGGATTTGTGTTTCCTCCCCAGTGTCTGAGCTGTGGAAGCCTGCATGACAGCGAGCCGTATTTCCTATGCCGTCGTTGCCAAAATAAGCTGCAGGAATATATCTTTCCATTCTGCGTTAAATGCCGGGGTGCGCTCGATTTTGACCAGGCCGGCTGTCCTGTCTGTGGACTCAAAAAGTTGCCGATTAAACGGGGCTGGACATTGACCGGCTATGACGATGTCAGCAAGCCCCTGATCTTCGCTTTCAAGTATCATGGTATCCTGCCGGTCGGATATTACCTGTCGCGACGACTGGCTGAAATCATCGGGCAGGGGGGCGGTCAGAATGTTGTCGATATGGTCGTGCCGGTACCGCTTCATTCCTCGCGGAAACGCAAACGGGGGTTCAACCAGAGCCTGATCATTTCCGAGATCCTGGCCGATAGGCTCGAGTTGCCACTGGCTGATGAAGCCATATTGCGGATTCGGCGCACGAAATCGCAGACCGGTCTGCCGCCGAAGGATCGCCGGGAGAATATGCGCAATGCCTTTGGAGTGAGGGACAACCATAAAATCGAGGGCAGGCATCTGCTGTTGGTCGATGACGTCATCACCACCAGCGCAACCTCGATGGAGGCGGCCAGAACTTTGCTCGAAGCGGGAGCTTCAGCGGTCACGCTGGCGGTGCTTGCTGTTGCCGGTTCCGACGACATCTTCTGATTTTTTGTTGAATACGGGACGATTTTTCTTTCTATTGATACCATGGGTATTTCCGATATTAATCGCCAGCAGGTAGTGGACTTTCTGGGTTACATAGACCTTGAGCTGAACCTTTCCGATAACACCATCGCCGCCTATCGTCGTGATATTTCAGAATTCATCGAGTTTTTAGGACAAAAACAGGAAATCAGCCTCAATTCCGTTCGGGAAAGCGAGATAATAGAATACCTGCTCAGGCTCAGGCGCCGGGGAAACTCGGCCCGGAGCGCGGCCCGTAAATTGTCGGCACTGCGTCACCTGTTCAGGTTTTTGGTATCGGAGGGGAAACAGGCCGGTGATCCGACGAATGTGCTGGATACGCCTAAACTGATGCGTCCCCTGCCGGATATTCTTTCGAAAGAGGAGATCGGTCGGTTAATTGAGGCGATTTCCGGCGATGATCCCCTGACCGTGCGCAACCGGGCGATCATGGAGTTCTGGTACGCCTGCGGGCTGAGGATTTCGGAACTTTCCGCTATTAAAACCGGGGATATTGTGCTGGAGGTGGAGATACTCAGGGTGCACGGCAAGGGAGGAAAGCAACGTCTGGTGCCGTTCGGATCGTACGCCCGCAGGGCTTACCTGGATTATCTTCACAATGCCCGTGACAGCCTGGTGCGCGATAATTCGTACGATATCCTGTTTTTAAGCCGGCGCGGAGGGCGGTTGTCGCGTATGGGGCTCTGGAATATATTCGCAAAATACCTGAAAACAGCCGGTATTCGTAAAAAAGTTACCCCCCACAGCCTGCGCCATTCCTGCGCAACCCACATGGTTGAAAACGGTGCTGACATAAGAACGGTTATGGAATTTCTCGGTCATGCCGATATAAGTACTACGCAGATATATACTCATTTGGACCAGAGGTACCTGAAGGAAGTCCATCGGAGATGTCATCCGAGGAAGAAGCGAGATGCCCAAGGCAGTAGCACATATACCGGCCTGGATACTGAATCAAAAGGAAGAAAAGATCCCGGAGAGGGGTCTCTTTAATATTGCTGTTTACCAGGAAAACCTGGACATCTGTAACGATCTTATCGACGCTTTCCCGCAGGCCAACCTGCAGTTTCATCATTTCAGCAAACCCCATGAACTGGTTCGCTACGCCCAGCGCTATATCCTCGACCTGATTATTATCGTGGTAGAGAATGATTTCGGTCGTACCACCCGTCTGGTCAATGAGGCCCGGGAGCAGATGTTTTTATCAATAGTGCCACTGATTATCTATAATCCAACCTCGGCTCATAAGGCTTATAAGCAGGCCCTTGAATGCGAAGCGGATGATCTTCTGATGGGTGAGTGGAACCGCGAAGCTTTTGCGACCCGGATTCAGATGCTGATGAGCCGTTCGCGCCGGGACCTCGGTGTCAATCCGTCCTCGAGACTGCCCGGTCCCTCGATGATCGAAAAGAAGATCAACCAGATGATTGCCAACGATAAGGACTTCGCGGTCTGTTATCTCGATATCGACAATTTCAAGGGTTACAACGATTATTATGGTTATTTCTACGGCGACAAGGTGATTCGCCTGACCGCCCAGATAGTACGCGATGTCGTCTTTGACCTGGTACCCAACGGTTTCGTCGGCCATGTCGGCGGAGACGATTTCATATTTGTCATCCCCTACCAGATGATCGATATGGTCTGCTCGAATACTATTAAGACGTTTGACCGCATAATTCCGTATCGTTACAAAGAAGAGGATCGCCTGCGGGGCAAGATCGTTACCAAGAACCGCTTCGGCGAAGATGAGATCTACTCCATGCTTACAATCTCGATTGCAGTACTGGTATGCGAGAACAAGATTTTTTCACACGCCGGAGAGATGTCTCATATGCTGGCCGATTTAAAGAAATACACCAAGAAACTGGCCGGCTCAAACTATATGATCGAGCGCCGTAAGAAATACTAATCCCCGTTTAGCGCGTTTTCAATCATCTCCATCAACTTCACCGCCGTCGGATTATCCGGATCGTTTTTCAAGACACCTCGAATCAGTTCAACTGCCTCGGAAGTGCGTCCCGAACGCAGGTAAAGCTGTGCCAGGTTCAGGTTGGCCTGGGGCTGGTTGGGATCCTGATTGAGAGCTGTCAGGTAATGCTTTTCGGCCTGCTCGAGGTTGCCCGACTGGAAATGCAGGTTGGCCAGGTTGACCCGGGCCGAAAGATGCTCGGGATTGATCGTGAGCGCGCGCTCGAGTACATCGATGGCTTCTTCAAAACGGCTGTGGTCACGCAGTCGAACGGCCAGGTTATTCAGGTAGGCGGAATTCGATGAGTCGACCCGGTACCCCCGGTAGAGCATATCCAGCGCTCGTTCCGATTTTCCCTCCAGACTGAGCAGGTTGCTGAGAGTTGTGTATGAACTCAGGATAGTTGAGTCGAGCGCCAGGGAGCTGTCGACAGCGTTTCTGGCATGATCGTACTGCTCTATCTTAAACAGGGAATAGGCCAGCCGGTTAAACAGGTAAGCATCGTGTGGATTGTGCTCGATCGCATGGCCGTAAGCGACCGCGGCGCCATCGTAATCGTTTTTACGTTCGCGCAAGTTGCCCAGAAAGGCAAGCGCATTCGGGTCCTCGGGATTTTCCTCGATCGCCCGTTCGATATAATATGTTGCGCTGTCGAGCATATTCTGGCGCAAAAAGGCGGACGCCACAGCCTGGTTGGAGCGTGAACGGTCATCCGGCCTGATGCCGAACAGGGTTGTGTTGGAAACAACCGCGACTATAATAAAAACTACCGCGGGTACCATCAACCTGCGAGGCTGTTTTAATTTCGCCAGAATATAATCTGTTGCCAGCGCGGCCAGGACAATTAGAAATGGCAGTGTCGGTACCCGAAACCTGGCAGTCACAAAGAATAAGATCAGGACCAGCTGATAGGATAACAGGGTGCCTGCCAGAAGGTGCAGGCGACTGTCTCCCGACCTGAATGCAATGTAGAGACCAATCATTGCCAGGGGAGCCAGCAGACCGAACGGAAATCCGGGCGGTCCATGCCAGAGCAGTGTTTTTAAGAGCCACGAATCCGAGCGCAATGTGTAGATATCGCGGTTGCTCTCGATCTCGTAAGCATTCCACAGGTAATACAGTTTCTTCAAAGACAGCTCGATGAACTCGACAGGATTGTTCCCGATCCACTGGAACGCCTGCTCAAACCAGTATGAGGAGATTTCAGAAGGTGTCAGCTCACGACCGGTACGCATCTCGGCCACCCGTTCCGATGAATATTTGACATTGTCCTGGTACTCATTGACCGCCTTGAAATGGCCGGGTGCGCCGGCTGTTTTACCATCGGCCTCGGCATTATTGCCGATCCAGAAATTTACTCCACCCTGGTAAGAGATCATGACCGGATCACCGCTGAGCGCGTAATTGCGTATTGTTATCGGCAGGATGAGTGCCAGCATTCCGGCAAGCATGATCACGATATCCACAAGTCGTCCCGATTTTTTCGCTACTGCCCGGTAGTTTGCGACAAACAGATACAGCATGACTGCCGGCAGGATGATCAGCACCGTCGGACGAGCCAAAGCTGTCAACCCGATCAGCAGGCCGATTGTCAGGAAGCGCAGGCGAGAACTGTTTGCTGTGGTTTTGCGTACCACATGAAATGACAACAGCATTAAAAAAGTGAACAGGCTGGTGATTAAAAGCTCGTTGTCGAAATATATCAACAGGGAATACAGGACTGCTGTAAAGCCGGCGATCAGGCCGGCTCGGCGGTTGATAATATCACGAGCTGTCAGGTACACGATCACCGCGGATAAAGACCCCAAAAGCGACTGGATGATGCGGGGCGCGAACGGACCGTCGCCGAAAAGCGAATATATGATCCCGAGAAAATACGGATACAGTGGTGCGCGGAAGAAGGCCTCATCGCCGATGATATTGCCTTCAGCGATCGTGCCTGCC carries:
- the xerD gene encoding site-specific tyrosine recombinase XerD; protein product: MGISDINRQQVVDFLGYIDLELNLSDNTIAAYRRDISEFIEFLGQKQEISLNSVRESEIIEYLLRLRRRGNSARSAARKLSALRHLFRFLVSEGKQAGDPTNVLDTPKLMRPLPDILSKEEIGRLIEAISGDDPLTVRNRAIMEFWYACGLRISELSAIKTGDIVLEVEILRVHGKGGKQRLVPFGSYARRAYLDYLHNARDSLVRDNSYDILFLSRRGGRLSRMGLWNIFAKYLKTAGIRKKVTPHSLRHSCATHMVENGADIRTVMEFLGHADISTTQIYTHLDQRYLKEVHRRCHPRKKRDAQGSSTYTGLDTESKGRKDPGEGSL
- a CDS encoding diguanylate cyclase, producing the protein MPKAVAHIPAWILNQKEEKIPERGLFNIAVYQENLDICNDLIDAFPQANLQFHHFSKPHELVRYAQRYILDLIIIVVENDFGRTTRLVNEAREQMFLSIVPLIIYNPTSAHKAYKQALECEADDLLMGEWNREAFATRIQMLMSRSRRDLGVNPSSRLPGPSMIEKKINQMIANDKDFAVCYLDIDNFKGYNDYYGYFYGDKVIRLTAQIVRDVVFDLVPNGFVGHVGGDDFIFVIPYQMIDMVCSNTIKTFDRIIPYRYKEEDRLRGKIVTKNRFGEDEIYSMLTISIAVLVCENKIFSHAGEMSHMLADLKKYTKKLAGSNYMIERRKKY
- a CDS encoding tetratricopeptide repeat protein gives rise to the protein MTRIAERVKDIDRMAVVVFISAMAVRLVYMIQISDSPFFEMHQIDALWHHIWAGTIAEGNIIGDEAFFRAPLYPYFLGIIYSLFGDGPFAPRIIQSLLGSLSAVIVYLTARDIINRRAGLIAGFTAVLYSLLIYFDNELLITSLFTFLMLLSFHVVRKTTANSSRLRFLTIGLLIGLTALARPTVLIILPAVMLYLFVANYRAVAKKSGRLVDIVIMLAGMLALILPITIRNYALSGDPVMISYQGGVNFWIGNNAEADGKTAGAPGHFKAVNEYQDNVKYSSERVAEMRTGRELTPSEISSYWFEQAFQWIGNNPVEFIELSLKKLYYLWNAYEIESNRDIYTLRSDSWLLKTLLWHGPPGFPFGLLAPLAMIGLYIAFRSGDSRLHLLAGTLLSYQLVLILFFVTARFRVPTLPFLIVLAALATDYILAKLKQPRRLMVPAVVFIIVAVVSNTTLFGIRPDDRSRSNQAVASAFLRQNMLDSATYYIERAIEENPEDPNALAFLGNLRERKNDYDGAAVAYGHAIEHNPHDAYLFNRLAYSLFKIEQYDHARNAVDSSLALDSTILSSYTTLSNLLSLEGKSERALDMLYRGYRVDSSNSAYLNNLAVRLRDHSRFEEAIDVLERALTINPEHLSARVNLANLHFQSGNLEQAEKHYLTALNQDPNQPQANLNLAQLYLRSGRTSEAVELIRGVLKNDPDNPTAVKLMEMIENALNGD